From the genome of Rhizobium leguminosarum, one region includes:
- a CDS encoding isochorismatase family protein, translating into MEQKMSGHDTVLFVIDAQESFRHRDYWDENLASAYIDRQQALIDGAEADGIPIIQIFHVDENGPFSEASGFVSTLAPLRIAPKATFRKNRHSALVGSGLDVWLTENGVRRILVSGIRTEQCCETTTRHASDLGYQVDYVGEATLTFPMTDAAGRAWSAKEIRDRTELVLSGRFARIATVEQALGGRGKSLAA; encoded by the coding sequence ATGGAGCAAAAAATGTCCGGCCATGATACTGTCCTTTTCGTTATCGACGCCCAGGAGTCCTTCAGACACCGCGATTACTGGGATGAAAACCTCGCTTCCGCCTATATCGATCGTCAGCAAGCTTTGATCGACGGTGCGGAAGCCGATGGAATACCCATCATCCAGATCTTCCATGTCGATGAAAACGGGCCGTTTTCGGAAGCATCCGGGTTCGTCAGCACACTCGCCCCGCTCAGGATCGCGCCCAAGGCGACATTCAGGAAGAACCGTCATAGCGCCTTGGTCGGTTCGGGTCTGGACGTGTGGCTGACCGAGAACGGCGTCCGTCGTATCCTCGTCTCCGGAATCCGCACCGAACAGTGCTGCGAGACCACGACCCGCCATGCCTCGGATCTCGGCTATCAAGTCGACTATGTCGGCGAAGCGACCCTAACCTTCCCGATGACCGACGCCGCAGGACGCGCCTGGAGCGCCAAGGAAATCCGGGATCGAACCGAGCTGGTCCTGTCGGGCCGTTTCGCTCGAATCGCGACCGTCGAACAGGCTTTGGGGGGGCGTGGAAAGTCACTCGCCGCATGA
- a CDS encoding carbohydrate-binding protein: MELTLKIVDADGAVLVRSTGRDETFLVYRHSYREGDRVIVEVSEPGHVFLSLDGAIQPGLVYMKECAYLLAVPFGDKRKPYSPNAFRGDIHRLSARSTRPDEIIHRRNLALNPWDDHANRALFPHARANVETRGEAVFAARNAIDGEKANDDHGFWPYTSWGINRDPQAALTVEFGRPVRIDEIVFYLRADFPHDSWWEEASVTFSNGKTSCFPLVKTGTAQAFPIEPCIIEWVELHGLIKAEDASPYPALTQIEIWGTEVPKTGLNPSALPIAL, from the coding sequence ATGGAATTGACGCTGAAGATCGTGGATGCCGATGGGGCGGTGCTGGTGCGTTCCACAGGCCGGGACGAGACGTTCCTGGTCTATCGCCATAGCTATCGCGAAGGCGATCGCGTGATCGTGGAGGTCTCCGAGCCCGGGCATGTCTTCCTCTCCCTTGATGGCGCGATCCAGCCCGGCCTGGTCTATATGAAGGAATGCGCCTATTTACTCGCCGTGCCCTTCGGCGACAAGCGCAAGCCCTATTCGCCGAATGCCTTCAGGGGCGATATCCACCGGCTCTCAGCGCGAAGCACGCGGCCGGACGAGATCATTCACCGGCGCAATCTCGCCCTGAACCCCTGGGACGATCACGCCAATCGGGCTCTGTTTCCGCATGCGCGCGCCAATGTCGAGACCCGCGGCGAAGCGGTGTTTGCCGCGCGCAACGCGATCGACGGCGAAAAGGCCAATGACGATCACGGCTTCTGGCCCTATACGAGCTGGGGCATCAATCGCGATCCGCAAGCAGCACTGACGGTGGAATTCGGCAGGCCGGTCAGGATCGACGAGATCGTTTTCTATCTCCGGGCCGACTTCCCGCACGATTCCTGGTGGGAGGAGGCCAGCGTCACTTTCTCGAACGGCAAGACCTCCTGCTTTCCGCTGGTGAAAACAGGCACCGCCCAGGCCTTTCCCATAGAGCCCTGCATCATCGAATGGGTGGAACTGCACGGCCTGATCAAGGCCGAGGACGCCTCGCCCTATCCGGCGCTGACCCAGATCGAAATCTGGGGAACCGAGGTGCCGAAGACCGGGCTCAATCCGTCCGCCCTTCCGATTGCGCTATGA
- a CDS encoding heparinase II/III domain-containing protein, translating into MFSEISKELPDVLGDFTPGAVGSDRPRWNSVPQVVRELVIGEAEETLARTFPLITASDYREFTETGNRARFEELYFTRRRMLNDLVLGELIEGEARFLPKIVDGIFLIVEESGWQLPAHNAYERSGARLPLPDNSQPVVDLFAAETAALLATVVALLRDELDGISPEITARVEREIEIRILSPYLGRHFWWMGRGEERMNNWTAWISQNVLLTVFSLKTDQPARHAVVKKALGSLDAFLKDYAEDGACEEGVLYYRHAALCLHGALTILDRVAPGLFGRFWQLPKIRNMAEYIAHMHVAGRHYFNFADSSAAVEPCSAREYLFGQAVGSEMLAEFAASDRAASDNPHLPGEWNLWYRVQELLVGPTLPAAAEPRPASQRDIFYPGIGLFIARDEQFSLAVKGGNNGEGHNHNDVGSVTLYKNGRPFLIDVGVETYTAKTFSARRYEIWMMQSAFHNLPTFAGVMQSAGEAFGARDVEIGFDEGSAHISLDISGAYPPEAQLHSYRRVVSLLRGRHVEIVDTFDGGKPAVLSLMTCLAPAVSPDRIDLADLGSIFVDGAGEIEIDEIVVEDARLRSAWPEKIYRLRVRFADRLLRLRIV; encoded by the coding sequence ATGTTCAGCGAGATTTCAAAGGAGCTGCCGGATGTGCTGGGCGATTTCACGCCCGGGGCGGTGGGCTCCGATCGCCCTAGATGGAACTCCGTGCCGCAGGTGGTACGGGAGCTGGTCATTGGCGAGGCCGAAGAGACGCTTGCGCGCACCTTTCCGCTGATCACGGCGTCGGATTACCGGGAGTTCACCGAAACCGGCAATCGCGCGCGCTTCGAGGAGCTATATTTCACGCGGCGCCGGATGCTCAACGATCTGGTGCTCGGCGAACTCATCGAAGGCGAGGCGCGGTTCCTGCCGAAGATCGTCGACGGCATCTTCCTGATCGTGGAGGAGAGCGGTTGGCAGCTGCCGGCGCATAACGCCTATGAACGAAGCGGCGCGCGCTTGCCGCTTCCCGACAATTCGCAGCCGGTCGTCGATCTCTTCGCCGCCGAGACGGCCGCTCTGCTTGCCACCGTCGTCGCATTGCTTCGCGACGAGCTCGATGGCATCAGCCCCGAGATCACGGCACGCGTAGAGCGCGAGATCGAGATCCGCATCCTCTCGCCCTATCTCGGCCGCCATTTCTGGTGGATGGGCCGCGGCGAAGAGCGGATGAACAACTGGACGGCATGGATCAGCCAGAACGTCCTGTTGACGGTCTTCTCCCTGAAAACCGATCAGCCCGCGCGTCACGCCGTCGTCAAAAAGGCGCTCGGCAGCCTCGACGCCTTCTTGAAGGACTACGCCGAGGACGGCGCCTGCGAGGAGGGCGTGCTCTATTACCGCCACGCCGCACTCTGCCTGCATGGTGCTTTGACCATCCTGGATAGGGTGGCGCCGGGCCTGTTCGGCCGATTTTGGCAACTGCCGAAGATCCGCAATATGGCCGAATATATCGCTCACATGCATGTGGCCGGCCGCCACTATTTCAATTTCGCGGATTCTTCCGCGGCGGTCGAACCCTGCAGCGCGCGGGAATACCTGTTCGGACAGGCGGTCGGCTCTGAGATGCTGGCTGAGTTCGCTGCATCCGACAGAGCCGCGTCCGACAATCCGCACCTGCCTGGGGAATGGAACCTTTGGTATCGCGTGCAGGAGCTGCTGGTCGGCCCGACGCTTCCCGCTGCCGCCGAGCCGCGTCCTGCATCCCAGCGCGATATCTTCTATCCCGGCATCGGCCTGTTCATCGCCCGCGACGAGCAGTTTTCGCTTGCCGTCAAGGGCGGCAACAATGGTGAGGGCCACAATCACAACGATGTCGGAAGTGTCACGCTTTACAAGAACGGACGTCCGTTCCTGATCGATGTCGGGGTCGAGACCTATACCGCAAAGACCTTTTCGGCGCGACGCTACGAGATATGGATGATGCAGTCGGCGTTCCACAACCTGCCGACATTCGCCGGTGTCATGCAGTCCGCCGGCGAAGCCTTTGGCGCGCGCGACGTCGAGATCGGGTTTGACGAAGGGAGCGCGCACATATCGCTCGATATTTCGGGCGCCTACCCCCCCGAAGCGCAGTTGCACAGCTACCGCCGCGTCGTTTCCCTGCTTCGCGGCCGCCATGTCGAGATCGTCGATACCTTTGACGGCGGCAAGCCGGCGGTCCTGTCGCTGATGACATGCCTGGCGCCGGCCGTCAGTCCGGACAGGATCGATCTGGCAGATCTCGGCAGCATTTTCGTCGATGGCGCCGGCGAGATCGAAATCGACGAGATCGTCGTGGAGGACGCCCGGCTGAGATCGGCCTGGCCCGAGAAAATCTACCGGCTGCGCGTGAGGTTTGCCGACAGGCTCCTGAGATTGCGGATCGTGTAG
- a CDS encoding carbohydrate ABC transporter permease has product MWLREEEEASVSISNSVIATDGAPAISSRKVAVLSKRQRKIRSALVAYSFIAPNFIGFAVFTLGPILFAFALAFMHWDGSNAITFAGLDNFWRLFEDRAFIAAFWNTVIYTVASVPATLICALGLAVLLNQKIAGRDFFRTAMFFPYVASLVAVAVVWNMIFNPEMGPVNMILYTLGLDPKNMPGWAADRHWAMVTVILFGIWKNMGYYMVIYLAGLQGINSELYEAADLDGANSWQKFIHVTVPQLGPTTFFVTVMLTIQSFKVFDQIYMITQGGPGTSTLVLVYHIYNEAFISWDLGYSSMVSLVLFFLVLAVTVFQFRRQREDEA; this is encoded by the coding sequence ATGTGGTTGCGGGAGGAAGAGGAGGCATCGGTGTCCATATCGAATTCGGTCATCGCGACGGATGGCGCTCCGGCAATCTCAAGCCGAAAAGTCGCGGTCTTGTCCAAGCGCCAGCGCAAGATACGCAGCGCGCTCGTCGCCTATTCCTTCATTGCCCCGAATTTCATCGGCTTTGCCGTCTTCACGCTCGGCCCGATCCTGTTCGCCTTCGCGCTCGCCTTCATGCATTGGGACGGCTCGAATGCGATCACATTCGCCGGGCTGGACAATTTCTGGCGGCTCTTCGAGGACAGGGCCTTTATCGCGGCGTTCTGGAACACGGTCATCTATACGGTCGCCTCCGTGCCTGCGACGCTCATCTGCGCGCTCGGCCTCGCCGTTCTCCTCAATCAGAAGATCGCCGGGCGCGATTTCTTCCGCACGGCGATGTTCTTCCCCTATGTCGCTTCGCTGGTGGCCGTCGCAGTCGTCTGGAACATGATCTTCAATCCCGAGATGGGACCGGTGAACATGATCCTCTACACGCTCGGCCTCGACCCGAAGAACATGCCGGGATGGGCGGCCGATCGCCACTGGGCGATGGTGACGGTGATCCTCTTCGGCATCTGGAAGAATATGGGCTATTACATGGTCATCTACCTGGCCGGCCTGCAGGGCATTAATTCGGAGCTCTATGAGGCCGCCGATCTCGATGGCGCCAATTCCTGGCAGAAGTTCATCCATGTCACCGTGCCGCAGCTCGGGCCGACGACCTTCTTCGTCACTGTGATGCTGACGATCCAGTCCTTCAAGGTGTTCGACCAGATCTACATGATCACCCAGGGCGGGCCTGGCACCTCGACGCTCGTTCTCGTCTACCACATCTACAACGAGGCCTTCATTTCCTGGGATCTCGGCTATTCGAGCATGGTTTCGCTCGTGCTATTCTTCCTCGTGCTTGCCGTCACCGTCTTCCAGTTCCGGCGCCAGAGGGAGGACGAGGCATGA
- a CDS encoding carbohydrate ABC transporter permease, with protein MRIAGRKVTVRSVAIYAIVIAVTLIMLMPFAWMLSASLKLSRDVFAFPIEWIPSEPQWQNYVDIWTKIPLALFIYNTSKLTIIVTLLQLLTSSFAAYAFAKLNFPYKNTLFLGYIATIAMPWQVYMVPQFLLMREFGLNNTHLALICLQAFTAFGVFLMRQFYMSIPTELCEAARIDGMNEYQIWARIMLPLSKPALSTLTIFTFVTTWNDFLGPMIYLTKTELKTVQIGLRMFISQYSAEYGLIMAASVVALIPVLVVFLSLQRFFVEGIASTGLKG; from the coding sequence ATGAGGATCGCAGGACGCAAGGTGACCGTCAGATCGGTCGCGATCTACGCCATCGTCATCGCCGTCACGCTCATCATGCTGATGCCCTTTGCCTGGATGCTTTCGGCATCGCTGAAGCTCAGCCGCGACGTCTTCGCCTTCCCGATCGAGTGGATACCGTCCGAGCCGCAATGGCAGAACTACGTGGATATCTGGACGAAGATCCCGCTTGCGCTGTTCATCTACAACACGTCGAAGCTGACGATCATCGTCACGCTGCTGCAGCTTTTGACCTCCAGCTTTGCTGCCTACGCCTTCGCCAAGCTGAATTTCCCCTACAAGAACACCCTGTTCCTCGGCTACATCGCCACCATCGCCATGCCCTGGCAGGTCTATATGGTGCCGCAATTCCTGCTGATGCGCGAATTCGGCCTCAACAACACCCATCTGGCGCTGATCTGCCTGCAGGCCTTCACCGCCTTCGGCGTCTTCCTAATGCGGCAGTTCTACATGTCGATCCCGACCGAGCTCTGCGAGGCGGCCCGCATCGACGGTATGAACGAGTACCAGATCTGGGCGCGCATCATGCTGCCGCTGTCCAAACCGGCGCTCTCGACGCTGACGATCTTCACCTTCGTCACCACCTGGAACGATTTTCTCGGGCCGATGATCTACCTGACCAAGACCGAGCTGAAGACCGTCCAGATCGGCCTGCGCATGTTCATCTCGCAATATTCGGCCGAATACGGGCTCATCATGGCGGCTTCCGTCGTCGCCCTCATTCCGGTTCTCGTCGTCTTCCTCTCTCTCCAGCGTTTCTTCGTCGAGGGCATCGCCTCGACGGGACTGAAGGGTTAA
- a CDS encoding glycoside hydrolase family 88 protein — MNAVSSVAPQPITDPEVKAALDLAVEQIRRNLPQFTHASQNHSSVGNFYPAVENDQWTAGFWPGELWLAFEHSGEAVFRDAAQVQVQSFLHRIVNRIETDHHDMGFLYSPSCIAAWKLVGDEDGRKAAILAADQLIERFQPVGQFIQAWGRKGVAEEYRYIIDCLLNLPLLYWASRETGDPKYREIALIHARTTLANSVRPDDSTYHTFYMDPVTGAPVRGATKQGYRDDSAWARGQAWGIAGMALSYRYERMEEYRQTFDRLLAFYLNRLPADMVPYWDLVFSDGDGEPRDSSSASITACGLLEMADLVEPEPAARYRTLARRMMKSLADHYAVKDPTVSNGLVLHATYSKKSPFNTCRGEGVDECVSWGDYYYMEALTRLSRSWSSYW, encoded by the coding sequence ATGAACGCCGTCTCGTCCGTCGCCCCGCAGCCGATCACCGATCCGGAGGTCAAAGCTGCGCTCGATCTTGCCGTCGAGCAGATCAGGCGCAACCTGCCCCAGTTCACCCATGCCTCGCAGAACCATTCGAGCGTCGGAAATTTCTATCCCGCGGTGGAGAACGACCAATGGACCGCAGGTTTCTGGCCCGGTGAGCTGTGGCTCGCTTTCGAGCACAGCGGCGAGGCGGTTTTCCGGGATGCCGCGCAGGTCCAGGTCCAGTCGTTCCTGCATCGGATCGTGAACCGCATCGAGACGGATCATCACGACATGGGCTTTCTCTATTCGCCCTCCTGCATCGCCGCCTGGAAGCTCGTTGGAGACGAGGATGGCCGCAAGGCCGCCATCCTTGCCGCCGACCAATTGATCGAAAGATTCCAGCCCGTCGGCCAGTTCATCCAGGCCTGGGGCCGCAAGGGGGTGGCGGAAGAATACCGCTACATCATCGATTGCCTGTTGAACCTGCCGCTTCTCTACTGGGCGAGCCGCGAGACCGGCGATCCGAAATACCGCGAGATCGCGCTCATTCACGCCCGCACCACGCTCGCCAATTCGGTGCGGCCGGACGATTCCACCTATCACACCTTCTACATGGACCCGGTCACGGGCGCGCCGGTGCGCGGCGCGACCAAACAGGGCTATCGGGACGACAGCGCCTGGGCGCGCGGGCAGGCCTGGGGCATCGCGGGAATGGCGCTCTCCTACCGCTACGAGCGGATGGAGGAATACCGCCAGACCTTCGACCGGCTGCTCGCCTTCTATCTCAACCGGCTGCCGGCCGACATGGTGCCCTATTGGGACCTCGTCTTTTCGGATGGCGACGGCGAGCCGCGCGACAGTTCGTCGGCATCCATCACCGCCTGCGGCCTTCTGGAAATGGCAGATCTCGTCGAGCCGGAACCGGCAGCACGCTATCGCACCCTGGCGCGCCGCATGATGAAGAGCCTAGCGGATCATTATGCGGTCAAGGATCCCACCGTCTCCAACGGTCTGGTGCTGCACGCCACCTATTCGAAGAAATCGCCGTTCAACACCTGCCGCGGCGAGGGTGTCGATGAATGCGTCTCCTGGGGAGATTATTATTACATGGAAGCTTTGACGCGCCTTTCGCGCAGCTGGTCTTCCTATTGGTGA
- a CDS encoding ABC transporter ATP-binding protein yields the protein MASISLKELNKSYGALTVVHDIDLEIADKEFIILVGPSGCGKSTTLRMIAGLEEISGGELRIGGDVMNDVPSKDRDIAMVFQNYALYPHMTVYKNMAFGLQLRKVSRDFIDAQVQDAARILDISHLLNRKPKALSGGQRQRVALGRAMVRNPAVFLLDEPLSNLDAKLRGTMRSEITKLHKRLNATFIYVTHDQVEAMTMADRIVVMKDGHIQQVDTPQNLYDRPVNMFVAGFIGAPQMNMLPSTILRRGDDYIAVFDGRELPLPAHFDKARISPYEGRELVLGIRPENFHELPPADIAPENLAPLKAVVELAEPMGSEVHLNMVAGGRNLIARVSPRYRPDIGDEATLVADMTNAQLFDKETERSILY from the coding sequence ATGGCCAGCATTTCGCTTAAAGAGCTGAACAAGAGCTACGGTGCGCTCACCGTCGTCCACGACATCGACCTCGAGATCGCAGACAAGGAATTCATCATTCTGGTCGGCCCGTCGGGCTGCGGCAAATCGACGACGCTACGGATGATCGCCGGCCTCGAGGAAATATCGGGAGGAGAGCTCAGGATCGGCGGCGACGTCATGAACGACGTCCCGTCCAAGGATCGGGATATCGCCATGGTCTTCCAGAACTATGCGCTCTATCCGCATATGACCGTCTACAAGAACATGGCTTTCGGCCTGCAGCTCAGGAAGGTATCGCGCGACTTCATCGATGCGCAGGTGCAGGATGCCGCAAGGATCCTCGACATCTCTCATCTGCTGAACCGCAAGCCGAAGGCGCTTTCGGGCGGGCAGCGGCAGCGCGTCGCGCTCGGCCGCGCCATGGTGCGCAATCCGGCCGTCTTCCTTCTCGACGAGCCGCTTTCCAATCTCGACGCCAAGCTGCGCGGCACGATGCGCTCCGAAATCACCAAGCTGCACAAGCGTCTCAATGCCACCTTCATCTATGTCACCCACGACCAGGTCGAGGCCATGACCATGGCGGACCGGATCGTCGTCATGAAGGACGGGCATATCCAGCAGGTCGATACGCCGCAGAACCTTTATGACCGCCCCGTCAATATGTTCGTTGCCGGTTTCATCGGCGCACCGCAGATGAACATGCTGCCCTCGACCATTCTGCGACGGGGCGATGACTACATCGCCGTCTTCGACGGCCGGGAACTGCCGCTGCCTGCCCATTTCGACAAGGCCAGGATCTCCCCCTACGAGGGCCGCGAACTGGTGCTCGGCATCCGTCCGGAGAATTTTCACGAATTGCCGCCGGCCGACATCGCACCGGAGAACCTGGCGCCCCTCAAGGCGGTCGTGGAACTTGCCGAACCGATGGGCTCGGAAGTGCACCTGAACATGGTGGCGGGCGGGCGCAATCTGATCGCCCGCGTCTCGCCGCGCTACCGGCCCGATATCGGCGATGAGGCGACGCTGGTCGCCGATATGACCAATGCGCAGCTGTTCGACAAGGAAACGGAACGCTCGATTCTATACTGA
- a CDS encoding YesL family protein: MQWLRDMWTREGPGIPKDAPKKNGLALFAEILVREWWEMVKLNILFILAGLFVVTLPAALAAMARVSVALVEDRNTYLLRDFTEAFLRYFWRATAWGLALCGALAIGLYAIVTYAAGARDNLLLSALLTIALVATAFIAVLACHLFVLMVMRDLPALRLLRLAALASVIRPLPALAALAFAAGLWLAHILFYPVSVFMPATFNFSLGMFAVAFGVHRAAVMVLDLPTATQPHREPHRRDAL; encoded by the coding sequence ATGCAGTGGTTGCGGGACATGTGGACGAGGGAGGGGCCGGGCATTCCGAAGGATGCGCCGAAGAAGAACGGTCTTGCCCTGTTCGCCGAGATCCTCGTCCGCGAATGGTGGGAGATGGTCAAGCTGAACATCCTCTTCATCCTGGCTGGCCTCTTCGTCGTGACGCTGCCGGCAGCGCTCGCCGCCATGGCCCGGGTCTCGGTGGCCTTGGTGGAAGATCGCAACACCTATCTGCTGCGGGACTTCACGGAAGCCTTTCTGCGCTACTTCTGGCGCGCCACCGCCTGGGGTCTGGCGTTGTGCGGCGCGCTCGCAATCGGCCTCTATGCGATCGTCACCTATGCCGCAGGCGCACGCGACAACCTGTTGCTGAGCGCACTGCTGACGATCGCGCTCGTCGCCACCGCTTTCATTGCGGTTCTCGCCTGCCATCTCTTCGTTTTGATGGTAATGCGCGATCTGCCGGCTCTGAGATTGCTGCGCCTCGCCGCGCTCGCCTCCGTCATCCGTCCGCTCCCGGCGCTTGCCGCGCTCGCCTTCGCCGCCGGTCTCTGGCTGGCGCATATCCTCTTCTATCCGGTTTCGGTGTTCATGCCGGCAACCTTCAATTTTTCACTCGGAATGTTCGCCGTCGCATTCGGCGTCCATCGGGCGGCGGTGATGGTTCTAGACCTGCCAACCGCAACGCAGCCGCACCGCGAACCGCATAGACGAGACGCTTTATAA
- a CDS encoding ABC transporter substrate-binding protein, protein MYLDKFGRTMKLALAGFTLAATTAGAALAQDAVTLKWALWDWDKTAYYKPLIEAYQAKHPNVKFEPMDLGSQDYQQMISTQLTGGSKDIDIVTVKDVPGYTNLVRAGNIADLSGFVKDQKIDPAPYGGLIEELTIDGKIYSLPFRSDFWVVYYNKDIFDKAGVPYPTNDMTWAQFDETAEKLSGGMGTNKTYGALLHTWRSTVQLPAILDGKHTLVDGDYGFLKPWYERALTLQKDGAIPSYAFLKTSNTHYSALFFNGTIGMLPMGTWFVGTQITKVKSGESKSKNWGIVKFPHPDGVATGTTAAQISGLAVNANSVHKDAALDFIKFVTGPEGAAVIATTGTFPALKTDDVNAKIAATPGFPEDAASKEALKPSKTYLEMAVNPNAAKIEVVLNRAHDAIMTDSTSVDDGLKEMTEGVKAIK, encoded by the coding sequence ATGTATTTGGATAAATTTGGGAGGACGATGAAACTTGCCTTGGCGGGTTTCACCTTGGCCGCGACGACGGCCGGCGCAGCGCTTGCTCAGGACGCCGTGACGCTCAAATGGGCTTTGTGGGACTGGGACAAGACCGCCTATTACAAGCCGCTGATCGAGGCCTATCAGGCCAAGCACCCCAACGTGAAGTTCGAGCCGATGGATCTCGGCTCGCAGGACTATCAGCAGATGATCTCGACCCAGCTGACCGGCGGCTCCAAGGACATCGACATCGTCACCGTCAAGGACGTGCCGGGCTACACCAACCTGGTGCGCGCCGGCAACATCGCCGATCTCAGCGGCTTCGTGAAGGATCAGAAGATCGACCCGGCTCCCTATGGCGGCCTGATCGAGGAGCTGACCATCGATGGCAAGATCTACTCCCTGCCGTTCCGCTCCGACTTCTGGGTCGTCTATTACAACAAGGATATATTCGACAAGGCAGGCGTCCCCTACCCCACCAATGACATGACCTGGGCGCAGTTCGACGAGACCGCCGAGAAGCTTTCGGGCGGCATGGGCACCAACAAGACCTACGGCGCGCTTCTGCACACCTGGCGGTCAACCGTTCAGCTGCCCGCCATCCTCGACGGAAAACACACGCTTGTTGACGGCGACTACGGCTTCCTGAAGCCCTGGTACGAGAGAGCGCTGACCCTGCAGAAGGATGGCGCGATTCCTTCTTATGCTTTCCTGAAGACGTCGAACACACATTATTCGGCGCTCTTCTTCAATGGCACGATCGGCATGCTGCCGATGGGAACCTGGTTCGTCGGCACCCAGATCACCAAGGTGAAATCGGGTGAATCGAAGAGCAAGAACTGGGGCATCGTCAAGTTCCCGCATCCCGACGGTGTGGCAACCGGTACGACCGCTGCGCAGATCTCGGGCCTGGCGGTCAACGCCAACTCCGTTCACAAGGATGCCGCGCTCGATTTCATCAAGTTCGTCACCGGTCCTGAGGGCGCGGCAGTCATCGCGACGACGGGCACCTTCCCTGCGCTCAAGACGGATGACGTCAACGCCAAGATCGCTGCAACACCCGGTTTTCCCGAGGATGCGGCCAGCAAGGAGGCACTGAAGCCGTCGAAAACCTATCTGGAGATGGCAGTCAACCCGAACGCCGCCAAGATCGAGGTCGTGCTCAACCGTGCGCATGACGCGATCATGACCGACAGCACCTCCGTCGATGACGGGCTGAAGGAGATGACCGAAGGCGTGAAGGCCATCAAGTAA